A genome region from Pelodiscus sinensis isolate JC-2024 chromosome 27, ASM4963464v1, whole genome shotgun sequence includes the following:
- the LOC102451906 gene encoding large ribosomal subunit protein P2-like isoform X1, translating to MRHVAAYLLAVLGGNSSPTAKNIKKILDSVGIDADDERVNKIPDGWDIINQPMKVISELNGKDVDDVVNSGLSKLACVPADGALAAAPAAPPAAGGDAPAEEKKEEEKKEESEESDEDMGFGLFD from the exons ATGCGTCACGTGGCTGCTTACCTGCTTGCTGTCCTGGGTGGCAACAGTAGCCCTACAGCCAAGAACATCAAGAAGATCCTTGACAGCGTTGGTATTGATGCAGATGATGAACGTGTCAACAAG ATaccggatggctgggacattatcaaccaaccaatgaag GTCATCAGTGAACTGAATGGCAAAGATGTTGATGATGTTGTTAACTCAG GCCTCTCCAAACTAGCCTGTGTTCCAGCAGACGGTGCtcttgctgctgcccctgctgctcctccagctgcTGGTGGAGATGCACCTGCAG aagagaagaaagaggaagagaaaaaggaagaatCTGAGGAGTCTGACGAGGACATGGGATTTGGACTCTTTGATTAA
- the LOC102451906 gene encoding large ribosomal subunit protein P2-like isoform X2 produces MRHVAAYLLAVLGGNSSPTAKNIKKILDSVGIDADDERVNKVISELNGKDVDDVVNSGLSKLACVPADGALAAAPAAPPAAGGDAPAEEKKEEEKKEESEESDEDMGFGLFD; encoded by the exons ATGCGTCACGTGGCTGCTTACCTGCTTGCTGTCCTGGGTGGCAACAGTAGCCCTACAGCCAAGAACATCAAGAAGATCCTTGACAGCGTTGGTATTGATGCAGATGATGAACGTGTCAACAAG GTCATCAGTGAACTGAATGGCAAAGATGTTGATGATGTTGTTAACTCAG GCCTCTCCAAACTAGCCTGTGTTCCAGCAGACGGTGCtcttgctgctgcccctgctgctcctccagctgcTGGTGGAGATGCACCTGCAG aagagaagaaagaggaagagaaaaaggaagaatCTGAGGAGTCTGACGAGGACATGGGATTTGGACTCTTTGATTAA